A single window of Colletotrichum destructivum chromosome 9, complete sequence DNA harbors:
- a CDS encoding Putative dynein light chain Tctex-1 like, Tctex-1-like superfamily protein, whose protein sequence is MSAAAAPTTATPPVAFNRLKQIATDACQSAIGSAEFYDHAKTEAWNSQIISSVLKAVISESTPQGGSAPSYKFACNSTIVQHLVPTSSLNKSKGTSASTEEPSVSTSADPATATDGKPHVGRRGMHSATGAYWDEKKDGMWSYKYDGGEGKGMDVVIMLIWVAI, encoded by the exons ATgtccgccgctgctgctcccaCAACGGCCACTCCC CCTGTGGCCTTCAACCGCCTAAAGCAGATTGCTACTGAC GCATGTCAATCAGCAATTGGCTCCGCCGAGTTCTACGACCACGCTAAGACCGAGGCATGGAACTCACAGATCATC TCCTCCGTTCTGAAGGCGGTCATTTCTGAGTCAACGCCCCAAGGCGGCTCTGCTCCCTCCTACAAGTTCGCTTGCAACTCCACCATCGTCCAGCACCTGGTTCCTACCTCTTCCCTCAACAAGTCTAAGGGAACTTCAGCCTCCACGGAGGAGCCTTCTGTCTCCACGAGCGCCGACCCCGCGACTGCCACCGATGGCAAGCCCCACGTTGGCCGTCGCGGCATGCACTCCGCCACCGGTGCATACTgggatgagaagaaggacggcatGTGGTCCTACAAGTACGACGGTGGTGAGGGCAAGGGCATGGACGTCGTTATCATGCTCATCTGGGTCGCCATCTAG
- a CDS encoding Putative F-box-like domain superfamily protein — MVEVIPSGLAQNGHNQQSQDSADHVASVARLLLATNLASRQENKMMSREERQAMIDELSKKRAGWRTPRRGWSITDSPVASAQGSPAPNASPFPAPPPTIQHEAVERHAIASVPEQSELPIEQMKHIPHAPQVRRPPLPPPRRSYSVTDYEPPARIHRPSARMDIFDLPAELHFAIFDHLDPIDSTCFGLTNSHFYNIHRRMHGSVPLSSRRNGPNDLEWAWRFAGPLIYHDSATPPAEAFQEHANALERMRVKGQVYCRKCGISRCELHRHLREWMGTKLEYCSITQKYGPKAPEEAADTCYIKSPKHPHRCGRHAPKPVKSQN, encoded by the coding sequence ATGGTTGAAGTCATCCCGTCGGGCCTCGCCCAGAACGGGCACAACCAACAGTCCCAGGACTCTGCCGACCACGTAGCCTCTGTTGCTCGCCTACTACTCGCGACCAACCTCGCGTCTCGTCAGGAGAACAAAATGATGAGCCGCGAGGAACGCCAGGCCATGATTGATGAGCTGAGCAAGAAGCGTGCCGGCTGGCGCACACCTCGTCGCGGCTGGTCCATCACCGACTCTCCCGTTGCATCGGCTCAGGGTAGCCCCGCGCCGAATGCCTCCCCTTTtcccgcccctcctcccactaTCCAGCACGAAGCTGTTGAGAGACACGCCATCGCTTCTGTCCCTGAACAGTCCGAACTACCCATCGAACAGATGAAGCACATTCCTCATGCCCCTCAAGTCCGCCGGCCAcctctcccgcccccgcgTCGCTCTTATTCAGTAACGGACTATGAGCCCCCGGCCCGCATCCACCGCCCCTCGGCGCGTATGGATATTTTCGACCTTCCCGCTGAGCTGCACTTTGCTATCTTCGACCACCTCGATCCCATTGACAGCACATGCTTCGGCCTCACAAATAGCCACTTCTACAACATCCACCGTCGCATGCACGGCTCTGTGCCCTTGTCGTCCCGTCGCAACGGTCCCAACGATCTTGAGTGGGCCTGGCGCTTCGCCGGACCACTCATCTATCACGACTCCGCGACGCCTCCTGCTGAGGCATTTCAGGAGCATGCAAATGCTCTTGAGCGCATGCGCGTCAAGGGTCAGGTCTACTGCCGCAAGTGTGGAATCTCCCGCTGCGAGCTGCACCGTCACCTCCGCGAATGGATGGGGACCAAACTCGAGTACTGCTCTATTACCCAGAAGTACGGTCCCAAGGCTCCCGAGGAGGCTGCCGATACTTGTTATATCAAGTCGCCAAAGCACCCGCACCGCTGCGGCCGGCACGCCCCTAAGCCCGTCAAGTCGCAGAACTGA
- a CDS encoding Putative Ion transport domain, voltage-dependent channel domain superfamily, which yields MVSDDESITPLLWSFSGFRENRRPTPIRRQFSQSRTSLKDVLASRKKHYAVLALVSLDVATLMTNIFVELVACDMKREDETWVKTTRQGLTLAGLVFSCVFLAELILCVIAFGWRYFTEWFHVLDSIIIVASFIVDVLSHGIVEEIASLVIIFRLFRFVKVVEEMSMGAVERMEGLEEQLAALKRENEEVKKQLMRR from the exons ATGGTGTCCGACGATGAATCCATTACGCCTCTACTATGGTCCTTCTCGGGCTTCCGCGAGAACAGACGACCGACACCCATCAGGCGACAGTTCAGCCAGTCGCGGACCAGTCTGAAGGACGTCCTCGCGTCCCGGAAGAAGCATTacgccgtcctcgctctcgtgTCCCTGGACGTTGCGACGCTCATGACCAATATCTTTGTGGAGCTCGTCGCCTGCGATATGAAGCGGGAAGACGAAACCTGGGTAAAGACCACGCGGCAGGGTCTTACCCTCGCTGGTCTTGTGTTCAGCTGCGTATTCTTAGCGGAGCTGATTCTCTGTGTGATAGCTTTTGGGTGGAG ATACTTCACCGAGTGGTTCCACGTGCTCGACAGCATAATCATCGTAGCGAGCTTCATCGTCGATGTGCTCTCCCACGGCATCGTGGAGGAAATTGCGTCCCTTGTCATCATCTTCCGTTTGTTTAGGTTCGTCAAAGTGGTGGAGGAAATGAGCATGGGCGCAGTGGAGCGAATGGAAGGACTCGAGGAACAACTGGCGGCCCTCAAGCGAGAAAATGAGGAGGTGAAGAAACAACTGATGAGGCGGTGA